AGTGGGCGAGAAGAAAACAAGAGGAATAGCGGTTAGAAACAGAGCCTGGAGCCAGGCTGGTGGACAGCAACATGACGCGTGTCCAGAGAGGCAGCCCTGGGGGGCGGCCTGGTGTGTCTTTAGCAtaagctgtgtgtgtactgagtttctgtgtgtttggttcCAGCCACAAGCTCAGTGTAGGAGTCGGCCCTAGGCAGGGTAGGTGTAGGTACTGACCTGCTTTGAGCAGGATGATCTGGTCGTTCTGACAGAGGTCCATGAAGCCGGTGATGCGCTTGGCGAACTCCACCACGTACTGGATGGCGTTGGTGAGGTGATGGGCACACTGCTGCCACATCACGTCCACAGACTGGCACAGGGGGAGACGGGTACAAGACGTTagagatctgtctgtctgtctgtgtgactgtgtgactgtctgcctgtctgtgtgactggcACAGGGGGAGACGGGTACAAGACGTTagagatctgtctgtctgtctgtgtgactgtgtgactgtctgcctgtctgtgtgactggcACAGGGGGAGACGGGTACAAGACGTTagagatctgtctgtctgtctgtgtgactgtgtgactgtctgcctgtctgtgtgactggcACAGGGGGAGACGGGTACAAGACGTTAGAgatctgtctggctgtctgtctgtctgtgtgactgtctgtctgtctgtgtgactggcACAGGGAGAGACGGGTACTGAGATTAGTACTAGACATTAGAAATGTTACTCTGTATCCTagagatctgtctgtctgtgtgtgtgtgtgtgtgtaccttggtctGGAAGGAGCGCGTCTCCTCCTGGGAGtacagcgtccaggccagcctctTCAGTTCCTCAGCGCTGTACTGGCTGGTCTCCACATGGGACTTCAACACACTCTGGGTGATGCGCTCTGAACACACATGGAGTCACAACAAACATCAGACAAAGACAACCCCGACTAACACCTCCAGACAAAGACAAGCGAGGCTCGATGGAATTGTTCTTTCGATCCGTCGCGTTCACGCCACCAGCAGTGTTGCCGCGGtaacagagagatggggaggggggttccTACTGACCTATCTCCATCTGAGAGCAGCACTCGGGCAGCGGGTTGAGCAGGTTGTGGGCGAAGATGCCCGACTCGTGCAGCAGCTGGTACTCGTGTTTGACGTGACGATCTCCAAAGTCCAGGCCGCTCTGCTCGGGAGAGCTCTGAGACGAGGAACTGCTTCCCCCGCTGCCTCCCAGCATCTTCAGGTTGCAGTATTCCCCTCCGGCACCCTCTGGTGTCAGGGGCAGGTCGAACAGCAGGCCTTCCGGCAGGGTGGTGATGTCGTCCAGGTCGCTGAAGGCGGTGCTGGAGCCTCGGCTGTAGGCTCGGCTGTGGGAGCCCAGCTCGGACGCCTCCTCGCGGGCAGCGGCGCAGGCCCGCTCCTGGGACTGCTGGTGCTTCTGCACCTCTGCGTACAGGCTGTCGCGCTGCTTCTTGGACATGCGGCCGAACTTGACGGCTGTGATCGGGGAGGAAACAAGAAAGTAATGAGTGTCGGCGGAGAACAACCAAAGCGATCAGCAACTGTCTGAATACGGCActtcagcagacacacacacacacagcgctgcaGGGCCTCACCATCGCGGCTCATGCCCAGAGCCAGACActtcagcagacacacacacacacagcgctgcaGGGCCTCACCATCGCGGCTCATGCCCAGAGCCAGACActtcagcagacacacacacacacagcgctgcaGGGCCTCACCATCGCGGCTCATGCCCAGAGCCAGACActtcagcagacacacacacacacagcgctgcaGGGCCTCACCATCGCGGCTCATGCCCAGAGCCAGACActtcagcagacacacacacacacagcgctgcaGGGCCTCACCATCGCGGCTCATGCCCAGAGCCAGACActtcagcagacacacacacacacagcgctgcaGGGCCTCACCATCGCGGCTCATGCCCAGAGCCAGACACTTCTGCAGCCGGCAGTGTTGGCATCGGTTACGGTTGGTTCGGTCGATCAGACAGTTCCTCTGGCGGGAGCAGGAGTAAGTGGCGTTGTTCTGCTGGCTGCGTCGGAAGAagccctgcccacacacacacacacacagagtcaatcCAAGTGTAGTAAACTTTCAGTGCAACAGTAAGTGACAGAAtatgttgtgtgttttgttcaTTCAGAATCCAGGCCACAATTACACAATCAACACCACAGGTAGGCTCCATCacaacacagatgaaacacttcaGGTAAAGTTGACTCTTTCATGGAGCTCACCTTGCAGCCTTCACAGGTGATGACACCATAGTGGATTCCTGAGGACTTGTCTCCACAGATCTTACAGGGTATCACTTCAATCtgagctggagggggagaggaatagggacagagagagagagagaggacagtatTTTAGAACAGACTGATGTACAGAGTTTGAGGTACGTGGATTTTGAAATGCTGCATGAATGTTGTCGGTGTTCTTTTGTGCAATTCCGGGTCATTCTACTCAGACGATAATGACACAATAACATTTTATTTGTCTAAGCTTTGGGTGGAGACTATGAACTCCTGGTCAGGGAGCAACGGTCGATAGGGAAGTGGTCGAGGAGGAAGTAATGCTGTTTCTCAACAAGATTGGACGTTGAGGTGTCCTAGAGAAAGGGCTAATCGAAATTGCGAGCCATAAAACGTAATCTGATATGCTGCTGAAAACCATAAAGGTCAGACAAACATTGTCAGAGCAGGCTAACTTTAACTTCATCAAGTTGAGTAGTAAAAGGTAGCAAGGTAGCCAGCCTACACCACACAGTCTAACTTACAAACCTGGATAGCCTTGAAATTAATTTGACTAGGTGTTGACCCTGTATGTATATTATTCACAGAGGATTTCACAATGCAGAGCCAAATGGACCATCTAAATGTCAAATCGTGGGAAGAAATGTGCTTTGAGGAGTGCACATTCTTGTGACAAAACACAcaaggcaacaaaaaaaacggcACACCTTTAAGAGAGCAGACTTTAACTCTCtatatctttctctctatcttagGCACAGACTGTTCTTTTCAGTTGCTGTTTATCTAAGTGAGGCTGCTTGAGTCTTCACTGGACCAGAATAGCAGGTCAATTGCATTAGCGGAGGCCCGCGGTTATAAAGTTACACCGgctctttaccccccccccccccctcatcctccaggGTGAACTACAAGTTAACAAAACCTCCTCTGCATCCTAGGCTAAGCACTGAAGAGACAACAACCTATAAGAGACACAACCAGACCAGCAGGAGCTCTGCTGGGGGTCAGTCGTTGTTTGCAGAGGCTGGCAGGGCGTGTTCCAAGATTTTTAAAACTGCTTTGTGCCCTGACGCAATTAGGGTGTTAGGTAAGCTTTAATGTGCCGCTGTTGTGTTAACCGGCTCGATCCAGAACATTGGAAACCTGCTCACACAAGTCCAAGCTCAAGTCAGGGATCTGGACACGCGTCACGCGCAGAATCAAATCAAGTTTAGGTTCAGTAACTATGGGAATAAACGGTACAATTTCAACGTTGACAGAGAGAAATGGCCCAGGCATCCCCTGGCTGCTGCTTGGTGGTGGAGAGACAGTTCTTGTCCATAATATGGCTGAGGTATTTCAGTGTTTCCTTTGGATAAAGTTCCGGCCTACAACAACCAACCAtgggaaataaataaataaagcccAGTGGAAaataacctccctccctcccctcctccctgttatATAACTGCCGTCTGGCCACATTCCACGAACACACTCATTCAGGCGATGTCGCCGTGGCAACGCCGTGACAagcctttccccctccccctccctttctcttacGCGCTCCCATTGGCTCACTGGGTTCAGATCTCAGGTTCTGACTGGCTGCCTGGCCTGCTACTCAGCCAAGGAGAAGTCCGGCTCGGAGAAGGAGCTGGTCTACTGACACACTTTCCCActgagctgggaggaggagcctggCTCAGCCTAGTGATCTCATTTCTCTCCCGCTTTAAGGTGGAACCAAATCTGACTACATAACACAGAGGAGATAAaatgaaatagagagagaacctgagagtgaagaagaaaagagggagagacaggtagaaaaagcgagagagagagagagagagagagagagagagagagagagaggatatgtCATCTCACTGCCGTGTGTTTTTTTCCAGAGAACAATTTGTGACCGGCTCAAACAGGTGTGAGAGCAAATCAATAGGTGAAATAGTGCCGGCGGCCATCTTGTCCTTATGTAACCGAGTCGTGAGTTACTCCACCGGCCCATGGGGACAGCTACACACACCGACCCTCAACTAGTGGCTGCTTGTCAACTATTTGACTGCAGTTTCAGCTGTTGCTCATATAACTATTTTTAGGTCCTGTCGGTTG
Above is a genomic segment from Hypomesus transpacificus isolate Combined female chromosome 16, fHypTra1, whole genome shotgun sequence containing:
- the LOC124478819 gene encoding nuclear receptor ROR-beta-like isoform X3 — encoded protein: MSRDGEALQRCVCVCLLKCLALGMSRDAVKFGRMSKKQRDSLYAEVQKHQQSQERACAAAREEASELGSHSRAYSRGSSTAFSDLDDITTLPEGLLFDLPLTPEGAGGEYCNLKMLGGSGGSSSSSQSSPEQSGLDFGDRHVKHEYQLLHESGIFAHNLLNPLPECCSQMEIERITQSVLKSHVETSQYSAEELKRLAWTLYSQEETRSFQTKSVDVMWQQCAHHLTNAIQYVVEFAKRITGFMDLCQNDQIILLKAGCLDVLLIRMCRSYNPINHTLLFDGKFASAQLFKALGCDDLVGAVYDLARSLSRLQLSEEEMALFSAAVLLSPDRAWLSDTQQVQKLQENMYLALQHSLQRGGCSEEKLTKMVSKMPMMKSICNLHMDKLEFFRLLHPETACSFPPLYREVFGSEIAFPDSTEG
- the LOC124478819 gene encoding nuclear receptor ROR-beta-like isoform X1; this translates as MRAQIEVIPCKICGDKSSGIHYGVITCEGCKGFFRRSQQNNATYSCSRQRNCLIDRTNRNRCQHCRLQKCLALGMSRDAVKFGRMSKKQRDSLYAEVQKHQQSQERACAAAREEASELGSHSRAYSRGSSTAFSDLDDITTLPEGLLFDLPLTPEGAGGEYCNLKMLGGSGGSSSSSQSSPEQSGLDFGDRHVKHEYQLLHESGIFAHNLLNPLPECCSQMEIERITQSVLKSHVETSQYSAEELKRLAWTLYSQEETRSFQTKSVDVMWQQCAHHLTNAIQYVVEFAKRITGFMDLCQNDQIILLKAGCLDVLLIRMCRSYNPINHTLLFDGKFASAQLFKALGCDDLVGAVYDLARSLSRLQLSEEEMALFSAAVLLSPDRAWLSDTQQVQKLQENMYLALQHSLQRGGCSEEKLTKMVSKMPMMKSICNLHMDKLEFFRLLHPETACSFPPLYREVFGSEIAFPDSTEG
- the LOC124478819 gene encoding nuclear receptor ROR-beta-like isoform X2; amino-acid sequence: MSRDGEALQRCVCVCLLKCLALGMSRDGEALQRCVCVCLLKCLALGMSRDAVKFGRMSKKQRDSLYAEVQKHQQSQERACAAAREEASELGSHSRAYSRGSSTAFSDLDDITTLPEGLLFDLPLTPEGAGGEYCNLKMLGGSGGSSSSSQSSPEQSGLDFGDRHVKHEYQLLHESGIFAHNLLNPLPECCSQMEIERITQSVLKSHVETSQYSAEELKRLAWTLYSQEETRSFQTKSVDVMWQQCAHHLTNAIQYVVEFAKRITGFMDLCQNDQIILLKAGCLDVLLIRMCRSYNPINHTLLFDGKFASAQLFKALGCDDLVGAVYDLARSLSRLQLSEEEMALFSAAVLLSPDRAWLSDTQQVQKLQENMYLALQHSLQRGGCSEEKLTKMVSKMPMMKSICNLHMDKLEFFRLLHPETACSFPPLYREVFGSEIAFPDSTEG